The Poecilia reticulata strain Guanapo linkage group LG13, Guppy_female_1.0+MT, whole genome shotgun sequence genome has a segment encoding these proteins:
- the ccnl1a gene encoding cyclin-L1a, with product MKMAAGPLSVSSNASNNDGILIGDKVYSEVYLTIDNSVIPEERLSPTPSMLDGLDLNTETDLRILGCELIQSAGILLRLPQVAMATGQVLFHRFFYSKSFVKHSFEIVAMACINLASKIEEAPRRIRDVINVFHHLRQLRGKKTPSPLILDQNYINTKNQVIKAERRVLKELGFCVHVKHPHKIVVMYLQFLECEKNQTLVQTAWNYMNDSLRTNVFVRFQPETIACACMYLAARALQIPLPTRPHWYLLFGATEEEIKEICITTLKLYTRKKPNYEQLEKEVERRKVFLAEAKLKAKGLNPDGTPALSGIGGFSPASKPCSPVVKVEEKSPNPQTMKPVKKEPDSRTQVNKSPHNGLRKEVKIGRTSRSGSRSRSRTRSRSRSPSHRRHYNSRRSRSGTYSSRSRSRSHSRSPLPHRHPPSPLLPHLKSKSSHHGNSDSKLSGRHSNSGGGGSGHKRKRTRSRSRTPVKADRDRERDRERDRSFDFSSKKHKHERGSGHRDRRERSRSYERDRERSHKSKHHGGSGHSGHSRHRR from the exons ACTCGGAAGTGTACCTTACGATAGACAACTCGGTGATACCGGAGGAAAGACTATCACCAACTCCGTCTATGCTCGACGGCCTCGACCTGAACACCGAGACCGACCTCCGTATCCTCGGCTGTGAACTGATTCAGTCGGCGGGTATTCTTCTCCGGTTACCCCAG GTGGCCATGGCAACGGGACAGGTCCTTTTCCATCGTTTCTTCTACTCCAAATCCTTCGTCAAACACAGTTTCGAG attgttgctatggctTGTATCAACTTGGCGTCTAAGATTGAAGAAGCACCACGGCGAATACGAGATGTCATCAATGTTTTTCATCACCTCAGACAGCTAAGAGGCAAAAA GACTCCAAGTCCATTGATACTTGATCAGAACTACATAAATACCAAAAACCAAGTCATCAAAGCGGAACGACGAGTCTTGAAGGAGTTGGGCTTCTGTGTGCATGTCAAGCATCCGCACAAG ATTGTCGTTATGTACCTTCAGTTCCTGGAATGTGAGAAGAACCAGACACTAGTCCAAACGGCCTG GAACTACATGAATGACAGCTTGAGGACCAACGTGTTTGTGAGGTTCCAGCCTGAAACCATCGCCTGTGCCTGTATGTACCTCGCTGCCCGAGCTCTGCAG ATTCCCCTGCCAACCAGACCGCATTGGTATCTACTGTTTGGAGCTACTGAAGAGGAGATTAAAGAAATCTGCATTACTACCCTGAAACTATACACCAGGAAGAAG CCTAATTATGAACAGCTTGAGAAGGAGGTGGAGCGACGGAAGGTGTTCTTGGCAGAGGCCAAGCTGAAGGCAAAGGGCCTGAACCCGGACGGTACGCCGGCGCTCTCTGGCATAGGCGGCTTCTCTCCGGCCTCCAAGCCCTGCTCCCCCGTGGTGAAGGTGGAGGAGAAATCCCCAAACCCCCAGACTATGAAACCAGTAAAGAAGGAGCCCGACAGCCGGACTCAGGTCAACAAGAGTCCACATAACGG GCTGAGGAAGGAGGTAAAGATCGGCAGGACCAGTAGGAGTGGAAGTCGCTCTCGTTCAAGAACACGATCACGGTCCAGATCCCCCTCTCATCGCAGACA TTACAACAGCAGACGCAGTCGCTCAGGGACGTACAGCTCTCGGTCACGCTCGCGCTCTCACAGCCGCAGCCCGTTGCCTCATCGACACCCGCCCTCACCCCTTCTCCCTCATCTCAAGTCGAAGTCCAGTCACCACGGCAACAGCGACTCCAAACTCAGCGGGCGTCACAGCAACAGCGGGGGCGGTGGCTCTGGTCACAAGAGGAAGCGCACCCGGTCTCGATCCCGCACTCCAGTCAAAGCGGACAGGGACAGGGAacgggacagagagagagaccgCTCTTTTGATTTCTcttcaaagaaacacaaacacgaGCGGGGAAGCGGACATCGCGACCGGAGGGAGAGGTCTCGGTCCTACGAAAGGGACAGGGAACGCAGCCACAAGAGCAAACACCATGGCGGCAGCGGACACTCAGGACACAGCCGCCACCGGCGCTGA